In Clostridium sp., one DNA window encodes the following:
- a CDS encoding cupin domain-containing protein, whose product MDRKELEKVSDYLLGEENTAYAQYFIGKSYLSLLNNKEVTICNVTFEPGCHNNWHIHHGSGQILICVGGHGWYQEMGKNPQLLKNGDVVYIAPEIKDWHGAVKDEAFAHLALSAPAEGSSSNEWCEPVTDEEYKKWED is encoded by the coding sequence ATGGATAGAAAAGAACTGGAGAAGGTATCTGATTATTTGCTCGGTGAAGAAAATACAGCTTATGCACAATATTTTATTGGAAAAAGCTACTTAAGTCTTTTGAATAACAAGGAAGTAACCATTTGTAACGTTACATTTGAACCAGGATGTCATAATAACTGGCATATTCATCATGGCAGCGGACAGATATTAATCTGTGTAGGTGGTCATGGATGGTATCAGGAGATGGGTAAAAATCCGCAGCTTTTAAAGAATGGAGATGTGGTATATATTGCTCCAGAAATTAAAGACTGGCATGGTGCTGTAAAAGACGAGGCTTTTGCACATCTAGCTTTATCTGCTCCAGCGGAAGGTAGTAGTTCCAATGAGTGGTGTGAACCAGTAACGGATGAAGAATATAAAAAATGGGAGGACTAA
- a CDS encoding MerR family DNA-binding transcriptional regulator: MTYSIGEISKMLNISISALRYYDKEGLLPLVNRTPGNIRISNNSLNGVKKEIQQLNSDMIYSFIKKKKLRNILLSYKMHLTESIINVSFTE, translated from the coding sequence ATGACTTATTCCATTGGAGAAATATCAAAAATGCTAAATATATCCATATCAGCACTGCGTTACTACGACAAGGAAGGACTGCTTCCTCTTGTGAATAGAACTCCTGGAAATATAAGGATATCAAACAATTCCTTGAATGGTGTGAAGAAGGAAATTCAACAATTGAACAGCGATATGATCTATTCATTCATCAAAAAGAAAAAACTGAGAAACATATTGCTCTCCTACAAAATGCACTTGACCGAATCAATTATAAATGTGAGTTTTACAGAATAG